In a single window of the Flavobacterium sp. W4I14 genome:
- a CDS encoding two-component system phosphate regulon sensor histidine kinase PhoR (product_source=KO:K07636; cath_funfam=1.10.287.130,1.10.30.10,3.30.565.10; cog=COG0642; ko=KO:K07636; pfam=PF00512,PF02518; smart=SM00387,SM00388; superfamily=111384,55874; transmembrane_helix_parts=Inside_1_4,TMhelix_5_27,Outside_28_351,TMhelix_352_374,Inside_375_606): protein MKKKSFWLITVLMTVALLGVFVMQLYYIRESYKLKSQLFDEQVNQTLTSVVNKLQRRNVADHLNRKDAENKLKQLQDSRQRALDIKDLRQQYVQEAELRQAERENQIESYLNQQDSIIRVSYRAPNVISEREYTSLTSKNGDKLDLQMDAFIDVKSLILKGYSMRTKPFAAPPKAFEFKSLQSLPDTLRYLVFDPRDGNPGFANVPKIPNDLKKKFQREDEIERKKLELKIAALGKDTFSYTRSSVVEDVSKELQETNVPIYKRINFNSLGVLLKQELLANNITLEPSYRISLARKDSTIYMTASNVKGEFLPENTYKTPLFGNDIFRDPGMLFVSFPNKNSAIISNLSATLASSIGLLLVLVFIFSYTLYAILKQKKLSEMKTDFINNMTHEFKTPVATIMIASEALKDPEVTADKARLKRLAGIIYDENVRLGSHIERVLSIARLEKGELEMERTEVDVNDLIVIVLDSMELQLQKRNAIINVHTDAEHAVVYGDELHLSNVIYNLIDNANKYSSDTPEISITTRNTSKNLILEIADKGIGMTKEQSKRIFDQFYRVPTGNLHDVKGFGLGLNYVQDIIKKLNGTIKVSSEKDRGTTFEISLPL, encoded by the coding sequence ATGAAGAAAAAGAGTTTTTGGTTAATTACCGTTTTAATGACAGTAGCTTTGCTTGGTGTTTTTGTAATGCAGCTGTATTACATCAGGGAATCGTATAAACTAAAATCTCAGCTTTTTGATGAGCAGGTAAATCAAACGCTAACATCGGTAGTAAATAAACTACAGCGAAGAAATGTTGCCGATCACTTAAACAGGAAAGATGCTGAAAATAAGCTGAAGCAGTTACAAGACTCCAGGCAACGGGCATTAGACATTAAGGATTTACGGCAACAATATGTACAAGAGGCAGAGCTGCGGCAAGCCGAGAGGGAAAATCAGATTGAGAGTTACCTGAATCAACAAGATAGTATTATCCGTGTATCTTACCGGGCGCCCAATGTAATTTCTGAAAGGGAATATACTTCGTTGACTTCAAAAAATGGCGATAAGCTGGATTTGCAAATGGATGCATTCATTGATGTTAAAAGCCTTATTTTAAAAGGCTATAGCATGCGCACAAAACCTTTTGCTGCACCACCAAAGGCATTTGAATTTAAAAGCCTGCAAAGCTTGCCAGATACATTAAGGTATTTGGTTTTTGATCCCAGAGATGGCAATCCCGGTTTTGCAAATGTTCCAAAGATCCCGAACGATTTAAAGAAAAAATTTCAACGAGAAGACGAGATTGAGCGGAAAAAATTAGAACTTAAAATTGCAGCATTGGGCAAAGACACTTTTTCATATACCAGATCAAGTGTAGTTGAGGATGTATCTAAAGAACTTCAGGAAACCAATGTGCCGATCTATAAACGCATTAATTTTAATTCGTTAGGCGTTTTATTAAAACAAGAACTCCTTGCCAATAATATTACACTAGAACCGTCTTACCGGATTTCATTAGCCAGAAAAGATTCGACCATTTATATGACGGCATCTAACGTTAAAGGAGAATTTTTACCCGAAAATACCTATAAAACACCTTTGTTTGGAAACGATATCTTTCGCGATCCAGGGATGCTTTTCGTCAGTTTTCCGAATAAAAATTCGGCAATTATTTCTAACCTAAGTGCAACGCTCGCCTCATCCATAGGCCTGTTACTGGTACTTGTTTTTATTTTCTCATATACCCTTTATGCTATTTTAAAACAGAAAAAACTTTCGGAGATGAAGACAGATTTCATCAATAACATGACGCATGAGTTTAAAACCCCTGTGGCTACTATTATGATTGCGAGTGAAGCTTTGAAAGATCCGGAGGTGACGGCAGATAAAGCCAGGTTAAAGCGTTTGGCGGGAATTATTTATGATGAAAATGTTCGTCTAGGTAGTCATATCGAACGTGTTTTAAGTATTGCCCGCTTAGAAAAAGGTGAGCTTGAAATGGAGAGAACCGAAGTGGATGTGAACGATTTAATCGTGATTGTGTTGGATAGCATGGAATTGCAATTACAGAAAAGAAATGCCATTATCAATGTGCATACCGATGCGGAGCATGCGGTTGTATACGGTGATGAGTTGCATCTTTCGAATGTAATTTATAACCTTATTGATAATGCAAATAAATACAGCAGCGATACGCCAGAGATTAGCATTACAACCCGCAACACCAGCAAGAATTTAATTCTCGAAATAGCTGATAAAGGCATTGGAATGACCAAGGAGCAATCTAAAAGGATTTTCGACCAGTTTTATAGGGTGCCAACAGGTAATTTACACGATGTTAAGGGCTTTGGCTTAGGTTTAAATTATGTTCAGGATATTATTAAAAAATTGAATGGAACGATTAAGGTAAGTAGCGAAAAAGATAGAGGAACCACGTTCGAAATATCTTTACCTTTATAA
- a CDS encoding anti-sigma-K factor RskA (product_source=COG5343; cog=COG5343; pfam=PF11325; superfamily=50249), with amino-acid sequence MEIKGKVHEVGATQQVSETFKKRDLIIEYAENPTYPEYIRFEALQDKTALLDTFKAGDEVEVFFNLRGRPWTDKAGKTSYFNSLVIWRINAVAAGAPAATPAYAAPVDVSNAPGEDDDLPF; translated from the coding sequence ATGGAAATTAAAGGAAAAGTACACGAAGTAGGTGCCACACAACAAGTAAGTGAAACGTTTAAAAAGCGTGATTTAATAATAGAATACGCAGAAAATCCAACATACCCAGAATATATCCGTTTTGAGGCTTTACAAGATAAAACTGCATTATTAGATACATTTAAAGCAGGCGATGAGGTTGAGGTTTTCTTTAATTTACGTGGTCGCCCTTGGACAGATAAAGCGGGTAAAACATCATATTTTAACAGTTTGGTTATTTGGCGTATAAATGCAGTTGCAGCAGGTGCTCCAGCAGCTACGCCAGCTTATGCAGCTCCGGTTGATGTAAGCAATGCACCGGGTGAAGATGATGATTTGCCTTTCTAA
- a CDS encoding 23S rRNA G2445 N2-methylase RlmL (product_source=COG0116; cath_funfam=3.40.50.150; cog=COG0116; pfam=PF01170; superfamily=53335): protein MMQVFHNKSKVIITCNKRLSPYLQDEVTALGYTIERSFATGVELNITLTECIKLNLNLRCASQILYAIKSFKAITPDDLYNEIAAIEWEELIDFSGYFSVTSNVDNPNITTPLFANLKVKDAIVDRMKEKKGIRPNSGSDANKAVVHLYWKDADADVFMDTSGETLAKHGYRKIPGKAPMLEALAAGVILATNWDKKSPFINPMCGSGTLAIEAALIATNRAPGLYRMNYGFMHILGYNEEDFFAERRILKDQVIKNVDLKIVASDLSEDAVEVTRRNAKTAGVDTLIEFEVCDFELTPVPEDGKGVVVFNPEYGERLGVHSKLELTYKRMGDFMKTKCKGYSGYIFTGNPDLAKKIGLKATKKVEFYNGKLDCRLLEYELYDGSRRAPLIDA, encoded by the coding sequence ATGATGCAAGTTTTCCACAATAAAAGCAAGGTTATCATTACCTGCAACAAGCGCCTTTCGCCCTATTTACAAGATGAAGTTACGGCTTTAGGTTACACCATAGAACGATCTTTCGCTACGGGTGTTGAGCTCAATATTACCCTTACAGAGTGTATAAAGCTAAATTTAAACTTGCGCTGTGCCAGCCAGATCCTTTACGCCATTAAAAGTTTCAAGGCCATTACGCCCGACGATTTATACAATGAAATTGCAGCCATTGAATGGGAAGAACTGATCGATTTTTCGGGTTATTTCTCGGTAACCTCGAATGTTGATAACCCAAATATTACCACACCACTTTTCGCAAACTTAAAAGTAAAGGATGCAATAGTAGACCGCATGAAAGAGAAAAAAGGCATCCGCCCTAACTCTGGATCTGATGCAAATAAAGCAGTAGTGCATTTATACTGGAAAGATGCAGACGCCGATGTTTTCATGGATACTTCAGGCGAAACCCTTGCCAAACACGGTTACCGTAAAATACCTGGCAAGGCGCCTATGTTAGAAGCTCTGGCTGCTGGTGTTATTTTAGCAACAAACTGGGATAAGAAATCGCCATTTATTAACCCAATGTGCGGTTCAGGAACCTTGGCTATCGAAGCAGCGCTGATTGCAACCAATCGTGCCCCTGGATTATACCGCATGAATTATGGTTTTATGCACATCTTAGGTTATAACGAAGAAGATTTTTTCGCTGAGCGTAGGATTTTAAAAGATCAGGTAATTAAAAATGTCGACCTCAAAATCGTAGCTTCCGATCTTTCGGAAGATGCAGTTGAAGTAACCCGTAGAAATGCTAAAACTGCTGGTGTTGATACTTTAATCGAATTCGAAGTTTGCGATTTTGAGTTAACACCGGTTCCTGAAGATGGCAAAGGTGTTGTTGTTTTTAACCCGGAGTATGGTGAACGTTTAGGGGTGCACAGCAAGTTAGAATTGACTTATAAACGTATGGGCGATTTTATGAAAACGAAATGCAAGGGCTACTCTGGATATATTTTCACTGGAAATCCTGATCTTGCAAAGAAAATTGGATTAAAAGCTACTAAAAAAGTTGAATTTTATAATGGTAAATTAGACTGTCGTTTGCTCGAGTATGAATTATATGATGGCTCTCGCAGAGCACCGTTAATTGATGCCTAG
- a CDS encoding hypothetical protein (product_source=Hypo-rule applied), producing the protein MEFDDMDHMPEWEHFSRFGRDDEDEENLSSVDAEKVRLKVTRAKSLYNQARAVYKYAALFCETLEGEMAEMTANLIMQNALMLCPKIVGAEGADMYILRMENASIIRTNCRELETQVRAADMFEICTPEYKDIVLDEIEKFRLLFIEWVKYFEKDEFEDDWGLY; encoded by the coding sequence ATGGAATTTGATGACATGGACCATATGCCCGAATGGGAGCATTTTAGCCGATTTGGCCGGGATGATGAGGATGAAGAAAATCTATCAAGTGTTGATGCAGAGAAGGTCAGACTAAAAGTGACCAGGGCTAAAAGCCTTTACAACCAGGCAAGAGCCGTATATAAATATGCTGCCCTGTTCTGCGAAACGCTGGAAGGAGAGATGGCCGAAATGACCGCTAACTTAATTATGCAGAATGCCCTCATGTTATGTCCTAAAATTGTTGGGGCAGAAGGTGCAGATATGTATATTTTAAGAATGGAAAATGCCTCTATTATCCGAACCAATTGCCGTGAATTAGAAACCCAGGTGAGAGCAGCAGATATGTTCGAAATCTGCACTCCAGAATATAAAGACATTGTTTTAGACGAAATTGAAAAATTTCGTCTACTCTTTATCGAATGGGTTAAATATTTCGAAAAAGATGAATTTGAAGATGACTGGGGGCTATATTAA
- a CDS encoding transcriptional regulator with XRE-family HTH domain (product_source=COG1396; cath_funfam=1.10.260.40; cog=COG1396; pfam=PF01381; smart=SM00530; superfamily=47413), giving the protein MEDVLALKTKNVAGNIRKIREYRDYTQDYLAAKLKISQNAYSKIELGYSKLTIDRLFQIAAILEVEVSHLLTLNHNDLIKIIADDENRTAAAS; this is encoded by the coding sequence ATGGAAGATGTATTGGCTTTAAAGACAAAGAATGTTGCCGGGAATATCAGAAAAATTAGAGAATACAGAGACTATACTCAGGATTATCTGGCGGCGAAATTGAAAATATCTCAAAATGCCTATAGCAAAATTGAGCTCGGTTATAGTAAATTAACGATCGATCGTTTGTTCCAAATTGCAGCAATTTTGGAGGTTGAAGTATCTCATTTATTAACCCTTAACCATAATGATTTAATTAAAATTATTGCTGATGATGAGAACAGGACAGCAGCGGCGAGTTAA
- a CDS encoding uncharacterized protein (product_source=KO:K06950; cath_funfam=1.10.472.50; cog=COG1418; ko=KO:K06950; pfam=PF01966; smart=SM00471; superfamily=109604) — translation MQATIQKTIDFVQKTLANAEAGHDWFHIERVFKTAQTINQQENGNELVVAFAALLHDIADPKFNNGDEELGPNMAASFLASIAVDAEVIAHVKLIIQNMSFKNSFDGTGFTSKEMQIVQDADRLDAIGAIGIARAFTYGGFKNRVLYDPAILPEEHLTKESYKNTTAPTINHFYEKLLLLKDMMNTEAGKAIAIERHNFMLLYLEHFYKEWEGK, via the coding sequence ATGCAGGCTACCATTCAAAAAACCATCGATTTTGTTCAGAAAACACTAGCTAATGCCGAGGCAGGGCACGATTGGTTTCATATTGAGCGTGTTTTTAAAACCGCTCAAACCATTAATCAGCAAGAAAATGGCAATGAACTTGTAGTAGCCTTTGCCGCATTGCTGCATGATATTGCTGATCCTAAATTTAATAATGGTGATGAAGAACTTGGGCCTAATATGGCTGCTTCTTTTTTAGCATCGATAGCTGTTGATGCTGAGGTTATTGCCCATGTTAAACTGATTATCCAGAACATGTCGTTCAAAAATAGCTTTGATGGCACAGGTTTCACCTCGAAAGAAATGCAAATTGTACAGGATGCAGATCGCTTAGACGCCATCGGGGCTATTGGTATTGCAAGAGCATTTACCTATGGCGGATTCAAAAACAGGGTACTTTACGATCCAGCTATTTTACCCGAAGAACACCTCACTAAAGAAAGTTATAAAAATACCACCGCCCCTACCATTAACCATTTTTACGAAAAACTGCTGTTATTGAAAGATATGATGAATACGGAAGCAGGGAAGGCAATAGCCATAGAAAGGCACAATTTTATGCTCCTGTACCTGGAGCACTTTTATAAAGAATGGGAAGGCAAATAA
- a CDS encoding hypothetical protein (product_source=Hypo-rule applied; superfamily=54928; transmembrane_helix_parts=Inside_1_11,TMhelix_12_34,Outside_35_43,TMhelix_44_63,Inside_64_175), with protein MHPYKLKYHKNSVLLIAMVGIPVFFISLMLYCLFSLPSSLSETSTLIFVSLSIILMALLLLWITKTQIFVHSKILISEKGISFKLKSTSFLYRRTEFFSGWENVTSVTEMFDNHNGGYFYQIEFKDPDFVANFSPLKNHEIEAGRFFSELQYYQESYNIAHQLPISRKLNPSNSF; from the coding sequence ATGCATCCTTATAAACTAAAATACCATAAAAATAGTGTTTTGTTAATCGCGATGGTTGGCATTCCTGTATTCTTCATTTCCTTAATGCTGTATTGTCTTTTTAGTTTACCTTCATCACTTTCCGAAACGTCCACTTTGATATTTGTTTCGCTATCAATTATTTTAATGGCACTTCTTTTATTATGGATTACCAAAACGCAGATTTTTGTACATAGTAAAATTTTAATCAGTGAAAAAGGCATAAGCTTTAAATTAAAAAGCACTTCTTTTTTATATCGGAGAACTGAGTTCTTTTCTGGATGGGAAAATGTAACCAGCGTAACCGAAATGTTCGATAACCACAATGGAGGGTACTTTTATCAAATTGAATTTAAAGACCCGGATTTCGTGGCAAATTTTAGTCCGCTTAAAAACCACGAAATAGAGGCCGGCCGCTTCTTTTCTGAACTGCAATATTATCAGGAAAGTTATAATATTGCACATCAACTGCCAATAAGCAGAAAGCTTAACCCCTCGAACAGTTTTTAG
- a CDS encoding putative DNA modification/repair radical SAM protein (product_source=TIGR03916; cath_funfam=1.10.150.20; cog=COG4277; pfam=PF04055,PF12836; superfamily=102114,47781; tigrfam=TIGR03916): protein MFDRIREKLNILADAAKYDVSCSSSGGTRKNTNKGLGDSHTSGICHTYTEDGRCVSLLKILLTNHCIYDCLFCVSRKSNDVKRAAFTVDEVVELTMNFYRRNYIEGLFLSSGIFKNADFTMERLLLVVKKLRLEQNYNGYIHLKTIPGASDELIKEAGLYADRMSINLEMPTEAGLKLLAPEKNHGEVIKPLAFVQQQISQFTADKKLIKHVPTFVPAGQSTQMVIGATPESDKDIMYTANTFYKNFSLKRVYYSGYVPISNDTRMPILGTQPPLLRENRLYQTDWLMRFYGFKVQEILNDANPNLDIDIDPKLSWAIRNMQHFPVDINTADYKMILRIPGIGVMSAKKIVQARKFGKLRIDQLKKIGVAYNRAKHFIVCLDSPYQLKDYQGTQIKAFILAESQSKYLKTDSNQMILF, encoded by the coding sequence ATGTTCGATCGAATCCGTGAAAAATTAAATATTCTTGCTGACGCCGCTAAATATGATGTTTCTTGTTCATCAAGCGGCGGCACGAGAAAAAACACCAATAAAGGCCTTGGCGATAGCCATACATCCGGCATTTGCCATACCTACACTGAAGATGGCAGATGTGTTTCGCTTTTAAAAATCCTCCTGACTAACCATTGTATCTACGACTGTTTGTTCTGCGTTTCGCGAAAAAGCAACGATGTAAAACGTGCAGCCTTTACCGTAGATGAAGTGGTAGAACTGACCATGAATTTTTATCGCCGCAACTATATTGAAGGCTTGTTCTTAAGCTCAGGAATTTTCAAAAATGCCGATTTCACCATGGAACGGTTGTTATTAGTGGTTAAAAAACTCCGTTTGGAACAGAACTACAACGGCTATATCCATTTAAAAACCATTCCAGGTGCCAGCGATGAACTGATTAAGGAAGCTGGCTTATATGCCGACCGGATGAGTATTAATTTAGAAATGCCAACTGAAGCCGGCTTGAAACTTTTGGCTCCCGAGAAAAACCACGGGGAAGTTATTAAACCTTTAGCTTTTGTGCAACAGCAGATCAGCCAGTTTACTGCCGATAAAAAACTGATCAAACATGTGCCAACGTTTGTACCTGCGGGACAAAGCACACAAATGGTTATTGGCGCCACACCAGAAAGCGACAAGGATATTATGTACACCGCGAATACCTTTTACAAAAACTTTTCGCTGAAAAGAGTTTATTATTCGGGTTATGTACCCATTAGTAACGACACCAGGATGCCTATACTTGGTACACAGCCACCATTGCTAAGAGAAAACAGGTTGTACCAAACCGATTGGTTAATGCGGTTTTACGGCTTTAAAGTGCAGGAAATTTTAAACGATGCCAACCCGAACCTTGATATTGATATCGATCCAAAATTAAGCTGGGCGATTAGAAATATGCAACATTTCCCTGTGGATATTAATACGGCCGATTATAAAATGATTCTCCGGATACCGGGTATCGGCGTAATGTCGGCCAAAAAAATAGTGCAGGCCAGAAAATTCGGAAAACTTAGGATTGACCAGTTGAAAAAAATCGGCGTGGCTTATAACCGGGCCAAACACTTTATTGTTTGCCTGGATAGCCCCTATCAGCTAAAAGATTATCAGGGCACACAGATTAAGGCTTTTATTTTGGCCGAAAGCCAGAGCAAATATTTAAAAACAGATAGCAACCAGATGATTTTGTTTTAA
- a CDS encoding putative DNA metabolism protein (product_source=TIGR03915; pfam=PF13566; superfamily=54810; tigrfam=TIGR03915), whose translation MTYIFDGTFQGLLTAVFEWFERKPGKVVLKSISIFQPEAFAESFTVSTNAEKADRVWAGLQKKLKKDWQRKYYCSYLSEIPEAYNHLFQFTVYIFQNQLGAENNYGNPNVIALAKYAKSVEREKHRMEAFIRFQKTGDGMFYANIDPDFNVLPLISNHFKNRYTDQPWVIYDLKRKYGLHYNLTSVEEITISFSNGTGKQNLAPVLMDEREALYATLWKDYFKSANIVARKNTKLHLQHVPKRYWKYLTEKVPI comes from the coding sequence ATGACCTATATTTTCGATGGCACTTTTCAAGGTTTATTAACCGCTGTTTTCGAATGGTTTGAACGTAAGCCAGGAAAAGTCGTGCTAAAATCTATTTCAATTTTTCAACCTGAAGCTTTTGCAGAAAGTTTTACAGTTAGCACCAACGCAGAAAAAGCAGATCGGGTTTGGGCAGGGCTGCAAAAGAAACTCAAAAAGGATTGGCAGCGTAAATACTATTGCTCCTACTTATCAGAAATACCCGAGGCTTACAACCACCTCTTTCAGTTTACCGTATACATTTTTCAAAATCAATTGGGTGCAGAAAATAATTATGGCAATCCGAATGTAATTGCACTGGCTAAATATGCCAAAAGCGTAGAAAGGGAAAAACACAGGATGGAAGCATTTATCCGTTTTCAAAAAACTGGTGACGGGATGTTTTATGCCAATATAGATCCTGATTTTAATGTACTGCCGTTAATATCCAATCATTTTAAAAACCGTTATACCGATCAGCCTTGGGTAATTTACGATTTAAAGCGCAAATATGGCCTACATTATAATTTAACAAGCGTTGAAGAAATTACGATCAGCTTTAGCAACGGTACAGGTAAGCAAAATCTCGCGCCAGTTTTAATGGACGAGCGTGAGGCATTGTACGCCACGCTTTGGAAAGATTATTTTAAAAGTGCCAACATTGTGGCGCGGAAAAACACCAAACTGCATTTGCAGCATGTACCTAAAAGGTATTGGAAATATTTAACGGAAAAAGTTCCAATTTAG
- a CDS encoding chaperonin GroES (product_source=KO:K04078; cath_funfam=2.30.33.40; cog=COG0234; ko=KO:K04078; pfam=PF00166; smart=SM00883; superfamily=50129), whose amino-acid sequence MALNLKPIAGSSNRVIVEPAAAEEKTASGLYIPDTAKEKPSKGTVVSVSEEDAEGKKASVKVGDVVIYGKYGGTEFPYEGKDYLIMRETDIYAVVG is encoded by the coding sequence ATGGCGTTAAACCTTAAACCAATTGCTGGCAGTTCGAACAGAGTAATAGTTGAACCGGCTGCGGCAGAAGAGAAAACTGCATCAGGTTTGTATATCCCTGATACTGCAAAAGAAAAACCATCCAAAGGAACTGTAGTTTCTGTTTCTGAAGAAGATGCTGAAGGTAAAAAAGCGAGTGTAAAAGTTGGCGATGTTGTAATTTATGGTAAATACGGTGGTACCGAGTTCCCTTACGAAGGTAAAGATTACTTAATTATGCGCGAAACTGATATTTACGCTGTTGTTGGGTAA
- a CDS encoding chaperonin GroEL (product_source=KO:K04077; cath_funfam=1.10.560.10; cog=COG0459; ko=KO:K04077; pfam=PF00118; superfamily=159283,48592; tigrfam=TIGR02348) codes for MSKQVKYNVEARDALKRGVDILANAVKVTLGPKGRNVIIDKKFGSPAITKDGVTVAKEIELKDAVENMGAQMVKEVASKTADIAGDGTTTATVLAQAIITTGIKNVAAGANPMDLKRGIDKAVAAVVENLKSQSQAVGDDNNKIKQVASISANNDEVIGSLIAEAMSKVGKDGVITVEEAKGTETEVKTVEGMQFDRGYLSPYFVTNADKMEAELENPYILIYDKKISNMKELLPVLEKTVQTGKPLVIISEDLDGEALATLVVNKIRGSLKVVAVKAPGFGDRRKAMLEDIAILTGGIVVSEERGYKLENADLTYLGSAEKVVVDKDNTTVINGAGNSDDIKSRVSQIKSQIETTTSDYDKEKLQERLAKLAGGVAVLYVGAASEVEMKEKKDRVDDALHATRAAVEEGIVAGGGVAFIRAVEALADLKGANEDENTGIQIIRRAIEEPLRQICENAGIEGSIVVQKVKEGKADFGYNARTDVYENLIGAGVIDPTKVSRVALENAASIAAMLLTTEVVLADEPEEGGAPMPPMGGGGMGGMM; via the coding sequence ATGTCAAAACAAGTAAAATATAACGTAGAAGCTCGTGATGCCCTGAAAAGAGGTGTTGATATTCTTGCAAATGCAGTAAAAGTAACTTTAGGTCCAAAAGGACGTAACGTAATTATCGATAAAAAATTCGGTTCACCAGCAATCACTAAAGATGGTGTTACAGTTGCAAAAGAAATCGAATTGAAAGATGCCGTTGAGAACATGGGTGCTCAAATGGTTAAAGAAGTAGCTTCAAAAACAGCTGATATTGCTGGTGATGGTACTACTACTGCAACTGTATTGGCTCAGGCAATTATTACTACAGGTATTAAAAACGTTGCTGCTGGTGCAAATCCAATGGATTTAAAACGCGGTATTGACAAAGCGGTTGCTGCTGTTGTAGAAAACTTAAAATCTCAATCACAAGCGGTTGGTGATGATAACAATAAAATTAAACAAGTTGCCTCTATCTCGGCTAACAACGACGAAGTTATCGGTTCGTTAATTGCTGAGGCAATGAGCAAAGTTGGTAAAGATGGTGTAATTACTGTTGAAGAAGCAAAAGGTACCGAAACTGAAGTTAAAACAGTTGAAGGTATGCAATTTGACAGGGGTTACTTATCTCCATACTTTGTTACCAATGCAGATAAAATGGAAGCTGAATTAGAAAATCCTTACATTTTAATCTACGACAAAAAAATCAGTAACATGAAGGAATTGTTACCGGTTTTAGAAAAAACTGTTCAAACTGGTAAACCATTGGTTATCATTTCTGAAGATTTAGATGGCGAAGCTTTGGCAACATTGGTAGTTAACAAAATCCGCGGTTCGTTAAAAGTTGTTGCGGTTAAAGCTCCAGGTTTTGGTGATAGAAGAAAAGCAATGTTAGAAGACATCGCGATCTTAACAGGTGGTATTGTGGTATCAGAAGAAAGAGGTTACAAATTAGAAAATGCTGATTTAACTTATTTAGGTTCTGCTGAGAAAGTTGTTGTTGATAAAGACAATACAACTGTAATTAACGGTGCAGGTAACTCAGATGATATTAAATCACGTGTTAGCCAAATTAAATCTCAGATCGAAACGACTACATCTGATTACGATAAAGAAAAATTACAAGAGCGTTTGGCTAAATTAGCTGGCGGTGTTGCCGTTCTTTATGTAGGTGCAGCCAGTGAGGTTGAAATGAAAGAGAAAAAAGACCGTGTTGATGATGCTTTACATGCAACCCGTGCGGCTGTAGAAGAAGGTATTGTTGCTGGTGGTGGTGTTGCTTTTATCCGTGCGGTTGAAGCTTTAGCAGATTTAAAAGGTGCTAATGAAGATGAAAACACTGGTATACAGATCATCCGTCGCGCTATCGAAGAGCCATTACGTCAGATTTGCGAAAACGCAGGTATTGAAGGTTCTATCGTAGTTCAAAAAGTTAAAGAAGGTAAAGCTGATTTCGGTTACAATGCACGTACTGATGTTTACGAAAACTTAATTGGTGCTGGTGTTATCGATCCAACTAAAGTAAGCCGTGTAGCGTTAGAAAATGCAGCATCTATTGCAGCAATGTTATTAACTACTGAAGTTGTTTTAGCAGACGAACCTGAAGAAGGTGGTGCTCCAATGCCTCCAATGGGCGGCGGTGGCATGGGTGGTATGATGTAA